One window of the Salvia miltiorrhiza cultivar Shanhuang (shh) chromosome 6, IMPLAD_Smil_shh, whole genome shotgun sequence genome contains the following:
- the LOC130988125 gene encoding F-box protein CPR1-like has protein sequence MSDVPSDLFRDILLRLPADSLLRFRAVCKDWRRTIDSSSFIKSHTLYQHHSHTPTLLLRDSVFCRLYSLSLHPPLTYAHLTRIKTLVRTGVPLLRHLPTTSCNGLLLISHYNFTKKWVVWNPLTREFHTLPEPDFHIDIPFAGVGIGYDLSSDDYKVVKIYYWYRDGKIVYTTLIYSLKTGSWKPIKDFPCDSILLRSEGVYLDGALHWLSENVIMALDLGIEEYRLVLPPLTTRLGEPLDMYVDAMDGCLILSCYYTSEGLLMDGYECLEGWVMEGAEWVKLFSFGEEAKAVSVAAVMREVRPVAYLKSRGQVFLHHDRHFYCLDVCKNSGKKVSIQGLPQCFTCQDFRGSLVRLVDHHHGVAGKRSKAGVNWKKKKRDQTRFFFFFF, from the coding sequence ATGTCCGACGTCCCCTCCGACCTCTTCCGCGACATTCTCCTCCGCCTTCCGGCGGACTCCCTCCTCCGCTTCCGAGCTGTCTGCAAGGACTGGCGCCGCACCATCGACTCCTCCTCCTTCATCAAATCCCACACTCTCTACCAACACCACTCCCACACCCCCACTCTCCTCCTCCGAGACTCCGTATTCTGCCGCCTCTACTCCTTGTCTCTCCACCCTCCGCTAACCTACGCCCATCTCACCCGCATCAAGACGCTAGTTCGCACCGGCGTCCCTCTCCTCCGCCACCTCCCCACCACCTCCTGCAACGGCCTCCTCCTCATTTCTCACTACAACTTCACCAAAAAATGGGTCGTATGGAACCCCTTAACTCGGGAATTCCACACCCTGCCCGAGCCCGATTTCCACATCGACATACCCTTCGCCGGCGTCGGCATTGGCTACGACTTATCCTCCGACGACTATAAAGTCGTCAAAATCTATTACTGGTACCGTGATGGAAAAATCGTGTACACCACTCTGATTTACAGTCTCAAGACCGGATCGTGGAAGCCCATCAAAGACTTCCCCTGCGATTCGATTCTGCTGCGGAGCGAGGGGGTTTATCTCGACGGCGCATTGCACTGGTTATCCGAGAATGTGATCATGGCGCTCGATTTGGGGATTGAGGAGTATCGCCTCGTGCTGCCGCCGCTCACCACCCGGCTCGGGGAGCCGCTCGACATGTACGTGGACGCCATGGATGGATGCTTGATCCTCAGCTGCTACTACACTAGCGAGGGGCTGTTGATGGATGGTTACGAGTGCTTGGAAGGATGGGTGATGGAAGGTGCGGAGTGGGTTAAGCTGTTTTCTTTTGGGGAAGAAGCAAAAGCTGTTAGTGTTGCTGCTGTTATGAGAGAAGTGAGGCCAGTAGCGTATTTGAAGAGTAGAGGCCAAGTTTTTCTGCATCATGATCGCcatttttactgcttggatgtTTGCAAGAATTCTGGGAAGAAGGTCTCCATTCAGGGCCTTCCCCAATGTTTCACTTGTCAAGATTTTCGAGGAAGCCTTGTTCGCCTCGTCGACCACCATCATGGTGTGGCTGGAAAAAGATCGAAAGCCGGAGTGaattggaagaagaagaagagggatcaaacaaggtttttttttttttttttttga